A genomic stretch from Fibrobacter sp. UBA4297 includes:
- a CDS encoding formylglycine-generating enzyme family protein encodes MKYLNFKNEETLYGKDLFQMYGSKMVYVTGTYLVDEYPVTNCEITQLMWDEIPLNPKDHQIEKEWSERKKSSMRNEKCDAHDSAANMISLYMAMMYANARSIREGLKPYYKFSATKYRNIKIIEPESGEYDDSIINPRYQYVAIHYRDYTKQRKGPLHQYIIMSYDFSNHEEKAIHVSADSTSDGYRLPYYDEWMMLARGGEKKAMTPWCNNSTKIKDVTKYARFAKYKEHVKTEPVGQLLPNGYGLYDVLGLVEEHVLLEDHNWLRPNSYIMINPGGPERAEICRPGDCPYCLKEGENCPSCLKGGSLFHDWKRINYSYRSEDRYTGYSGGFRLIRNIGNNAKWTDVKLDKE; translated from the coding sequence ATGAAGTATTTGAACTTCAAAAATGAAGAAACTTTATACGGAAAAGATCTGTTTCAAATGTATGGGTCAAAGATGGTGTACGTTACGGGAACTTATCTAGTAGATGAATACCCTGTAACTAATTGTGAAATTACACAATTAATGTGGGATGAAATTCCCCTGAATCCAAAGGATCATCAGATTGAAAAAGAATGGTCAGAAAGAAAAAAGTCCAGCATGCGTAACGAAAAATGCGATGCCCATGATTCTGCGGCAAATATGATTTCTTTGTATATGGCAATGATGTATGCCAATGCGCGCAGCATTCGAGAAGGACTAAAACCGTATTATAAATTTTCTGCGACAAAGTATAGAAATATAAAAATAATTGAACCTGAATCAGGTGAATATGACGATTCAATAATCAATCCGCGATATCAATATGTTGCAATTCACTATCGTGACTATACTAAACAACGCAAAGGGCCATTGCATCAATATATCATTATGTCTTATGATTTTTCCAATCATGAAGAAAAAGCAATTCATGTTAGCGCTGATTCAACTTCTGATGGTTACCGGCTACCATATTATGATGAATGGATGATGCTTGCTCGCGGCGGAGAAAAAAAGGCCATGACGCCTTGGTGCAATAATTCCACTAAAATTAAAGACGTTACAAAATATGCAAGATTTGCCAAATATAAGGAACATGTAAAAACAGAACCTGTAGGTCAGTTGCTGCCTAATGGTTATGGCCTGTATGATGTTTTGGGCTTGGTGGAAGAACACGTTCTTTTAGAAGATCACAATTGGTTAAGACCTAATTCCTATATAATGATTAATCCTGGTGGACCTGAGAGAGCGGAAATATGCCGTCCAGGAGATTGTCCATATTGTTTAAAAGAAGGCGAAAATTGTCCGTCTTGTTTGAAGGGTGGAAGCCTTTTTCACGATTGGAAAAGGATAAACTATAGTTATCGTTCTGAGGATCGATATACAGGTTATTCCGGCGGTTTCCGCCTCATCCGCAACATCGGCAATAACGCCAAGTGGACCGATGTCAAGCTTGACAAGGAATAA
- a CDS encoding Rpn family recombination-promoting nuclease/putative transposase: MSEKQNTLEFSIPSSRDQLVEKTIEEIKKHTYLDPLFDAAFKAFLSDEEALVNFLNGVFHLNEDNKIESVVIKNSEINIIFPSAKQFRLDIRAKTSKGICINIEMQKARPDYFVDRILLQQSAFMLQSKYEWDKLNFGDLPSCLTKEERAEREIHRYEVPPTYAIWICDFSIGKQKSFRGDWAVRNKKGLTLTDKMMYILYDLTKFNKPYKKITTTEDRWLYLLKYAGKAENLPDFNNSIIAKAINRILVNRASEKLIREQANDMVWTEEELDHLALLEVRAEKKGLKQGLEQGRVEMALAMLADNEPIGKIVKYSHLPESKILELKASLMGDAIK, from the coding sequence ATGTCAGAAAAACAAAATACGCTCGAATTTTCCATTCCCTCATCTCGCGATCAACTGGTCGAGAAAACAATTGAAGAAATCAAGAAACACACCTATCTCGATCCGCTCTTTGATGCAGCATTCAAGGCTTTTCTGAGTGATGAAGAAGCTTTGGTCAATTTTCTGAATGGGGTATTTCATCTGAATGAAGACAACAAGATTGAATCCGTTGTCATCAAGAATTCCGAAATCAACATCATTTTTCCATCGGCAAAGCAATTCAGGCTCGACATTCGTGCCAAAACTTCGAAGGGAATTTGCATAAACATAGAGATGCAAAAGGCAAGGCCCGACTACTTTGTCGACCGAATTCTTTTACAGCAATCTGCATTCATGCTCCAGAGTAAATACGAATGGGACAAGCTGAATTTCGGAGACCTTCCATCCTGTCTAACTAAAGAGGAACGTGCCGAGCGCGAAATCCACCGGTACGAAGTTCCTCCGACTTACGCCATCTGGATTTGCGATTTTTCCATAGGCAAACAGAAGTCGTTTCGTGGAGATTGGGCTGTTCGCAATAAGAAAGGCTTGACACTAACCGACAAGATGATGTATATTCTATATGATCTGACGAAGTTCAACAAACCTTACAAAAAAATCACGACAACCGAAGACCGTTGGCTTTATCTGCTAAAATATGCCGGGAAGGCCGAAAATCTTCCGGATTTCAACAATAGCATCATTGCGAAGGCAATCAACAGAATTTTGGTGAACAGAGCGTCAGAAAAACTCATCAGGGAACAGGCTAACGATATGGTATGGACAGAAGAGGAATTGGATCACTTGGCTTTGCTGGAAGTACGTGCCGAAAAGAAAGGACTTAAACAAGGGCTCGAACAAGGGCGTGTCGAAATGGCTCTCGCCATGCTTGCCGATAACGAACCTATCGGAAAAATCGTCAAGTATTCGCATTTGCCTGAAAGCAAGATTCTTGAGCTGAAGGCTTCATTGATGGGAGATGCTATCAAATAA